A genomic window from Camelina sativa cultivar DH55 chromosome 2, Cs, whole genome shotgun sequence includes:
- the LOC109127008 gene encoding uncharacterized protein LOC109127008, which translates to MTSNRIRKEPGGASKVRKKKKQDALTKSMANSMLRKKVTQREDICLITSPDPDIVAVVKERECQWAQHRFCLRHMCLKFYEVFHNNLMTEFVYKAGSTKYVSSFVKYLKKIEKMNLEARKWLDKIPLHQWALAYDDGGLRFGIMTTNTISRTYGFINKALDLPITTSILLIFDYRAELFKSQRGLLGEPLNGRGLYSKYVMDFIEECKEASRTHDVLPLDRTGEKFQVTEVMQVSQISDRVCNCGVWQLYKYPCSHVLAVCRRLNIDHLQYVDDCYSTESSRAVLAVDFTPLPGVSDWPEGSKIVSSRKSSDIS; encoded by the exons ATGACTTCTAACCGAATAAGAAAAGAGCCGGGAGGGGCATCaaaagtaaggaaaaagaagaaacaagatgcattaacaaaatcaatggcTAATTCGATGTTGAG AAAGAAAGTAACACAAAGGGAAGACATTTGTCTAATAACGAGTCCGGATCCTGACATAGTTGCAGTTGTTAAGGAGCGTGAGTGTCAGTGGGCACAACACCGGTTCTGTCTTAGGCATATGtgcttaaaattttatgaagtCTTTCATAACAATCTCATGACAGAGTTTGTTTACAAGGCGGGATCTACGAAGTACGTATCAAGTTTCGTGAAGTACTTGAAGAAAATCGAAAAGATGAACTTGGAGGCTCGAAAATGGTTAGACAAAATACCTCTACATCAATGGGCTCTGGCTTACGATGATGGTGGGCTGAGATTTGGGATCATGACAACAAACACAATATCTAGGACATATGGATTCATAAACAAAGCTCTTGATCTTCCTATCACAACCTCCATCTTGCTAATTTTTGATTACCGGGCAGAGCTTTTCAAATCTCAACGTGGTCTTCTTGGGGAACCACTGAATGGAAGAGGCCTATACTCTAAATATGTCATGGATTTTATTGAAGAGTGTaaggaagcttctagaacgcACGATGTATTGCCTCTAGACCGGACGGGGGAGAAGTTTCAGGTCACGGAAGTGATGCAAGTTAGTCAAATTAGTGATCGGGTATGCAATTGTGGGGTATGGCAACTTTACAAGTATCCATGTTCACACGTGTTAGCGGTTTGCAGGAGGCTGAACATTGATCATTTGCAGTATGTTGATGACTGTTACAGTACCGAAAGTTCTCGTGCAGTTTTAGCAGTTGATTTCACGCCGCTTCCGGGTGTCTCTGATTGGCCTGAAGGTTCCAAGATTGTTTCCTCCCGGAAGTCGTCCGATATCAGCTGA
- the LOC104754673 gene encoding uncharacterized protein LOC104754673, with translation MDGETQEFFVSFVYAANAAEERKMLWEDLKAHQDSPMFRNKPWMVVGDFNEILKLEEHSLHEVHSVVMPGMRDFQELVQYCSLADMPFHGPLYTWCNKRDNGLICKKLDRVLVNAAWTTEYQQSYSVFEAGGCSDHLRCRIKIGADTIRPHKPFKFTNAVIHDTRFLPLVKEVWGATEPLYPSTSALYRFSKKLKALKPHLKQFSKDSLGDLVKKAKEAYTQLCKAQMATL, from the coding sequence ATGGACGGTGAAACGCAGGagttttttgtctcttttgtgtATGCGGCTAACGCTGCAGAGGAACGAAAAATGCTGTGGGAGGACTTGAAAGCTCACCAAGACTCGCCTATGTTTAGAAATAAACCATGGATGGTGGTTGGTGACTTTAACGAGATCTTAAAACTGGAGGAACACTCTCTTCATGAAGTGCATAGTGTGGTGATGCCGGGTATGAGAGATTTTCAGGAGTTGGTGCAGTATTGTTCTTTGGCTGATATGCCTTTTCATGGACCGTTATACACTTGGTGTAACAAACGCGACAATGGTCTTATCTGTAAAAAGCTTGATAGAGTTCTAGTCAATGCTGCATGGACGACTGAGTACCAACAGTCATATAGTGTTTTTGAAGCTGGGGGATGCTCAGATCATCTCCGGTGTCGAATAAAGATTGGAGCTGACACTATTCGCCCACACAAACCCTTTAAATTCACAAATGCAGTAATTCATGACACAAGATTTTTGCCTTTAGTTAAGGAGGTTTGGGGAGCCACTGAACCATTATATCCTTCCACCTCTGCCCTGTACCGCTTCTCTAAGAAGTTGAAAGCGTTAAAGCCACATTTAAAGCAGTTTAGTAAGGATTCTCTTGGTGATTTGGTTAAAAAGGCGAAAGAAGCTTACACGCAGTTATGCAAAGCACAAATGGCCACTTTGTAG